Proteins encoded together in one Mycobacterium noviomagense window:
- a CDS encoding MMPL/RND family transporter, with protein sequence MRRLADFVVRWPWIVIGLWVAIAVALPLTCPSLSEMALKHPLAILPNDAPSSVTARKMTEAFHESGSEDLLLVVLTDDHGLNPADETTYRKLVDALRQDTRNVVMVQDFISTPALRSVVTSADRKAWVLPVGLAGELGTPQSYAAFNQVGDIVKHTLEKSPAGTSLTARLTGPAATVADLTVAGDRDRLPIELAIAVLVLIILLVVYRSPVTMLLPLITIGLSLVIAQAVVAGYSQLTGSGVSNQSIVFLSAIMAGAGTDYAVFLISRYHDYRRSGADFDQAITRAMISIGKVITASATTVGITFLLISFSRMGVFKTVGVSSAIGIGVAYLAAMTLLPAILVLAGPRGWVKPRRELTARFWRRSGIRIVRRPKVHLVASVLVLVILASCAGLVRYNYDDRKALRPSAPSSIGYAALDRHFPVNQSIPEYILVQSPRDLRTPQALADLEQMAARVSQLPNIAAVSGITRPTGNVPEQFRATYQAGAVGALLAGGSTMINDRTNDLNRLVEGAGTLADNLGEVRGQISLLAASVEELENAFSSAKDQYSGDTLVKEVDIAAQLVDHVNSLSNTMGWNFSAAKNMFAWIGPVLAALQGNPVCDADPSCSATRGTFEQLVGARDQEDLNAINDLAHQLQGYPDKRALKASTDRLRNAITKLTNVMHSMGMDQPGGLQANLNSLQDGADRFAGGSRQVADAVAQLVGQVKRIGAGLSESAAFLLSLKHDAAQPAMAGFNIPAQLLHLKEFQKAAKVFISPDGHSARYLVQTKLNPFSTEAMDQVNAIIATARGAQPNTTLADAKVSMAGYTVGLKDTRDYYGHDIRFIIAITLLVVLLTLIALLRALVAPVYLVASVVISYLSAVGIGVLVFQFLLGQQLHWSVPPLAFVVLVAVGADYNMLLVSRMRDESPRSMRYGIIRTLSSTGGVITAAGLIFAASMCGLLFSSIGTVVQGGFVIGAGILLDTFVVRTITVPAIAALAGRANWWPSRVGARRSPVGRAAPQPG encoded by the coding sequence ATGCGACGGCTAGCCGACTTTGTGGTGCGCTGGCCCTGGATAGTCATAGGGCTATGGGTCGCGATTGCGGTCGCGCTGCCACTGACATGCCCGTCCCTGAGCGAAATGGCGCTGAAGCACCCGCTCGCTATCTTGCCCAACGACGCGCCCTCGAGCGTGACCGCTCGAAAGATGACCGAGGCGTTTCACGAATCCGGCTCGGAGGATCTCCTGTTGGTGGTCCTGACCGACGACCACGGACTCAACCCCGCCGACGAAACCACTTACCGCAAACTGGTGGACGCGCTGCGCCAGGACACGCGAAACGTGGTGATGGTACAGGATTTCATCAGCACGCCGGCCCTGCGTTCAGTCGTGACCAGCGCGGATCGCAAAGCTTGGGTGTTGCCGGTCGGTCTTGCCGGCGAGTTGGGCACCCCGCAGTCCTACGCCGCGTTCAACCAGGTCGGCGACATCGTCAAACACACCTTGGAAAAAAGTCCAGCTGGAACGTCCCTGACGGCAAGGCTCACCGGCCCCGCAGCAACCGTCGCCGACCTGACGGTCGCGGGCGATCGGGACCGCCTTCCCATCGAACTGGCGATCGCCGTTCTGGTGCTCATCATCCTGTTGGTGGTTTACCGCAGCCCGGTCACCATGCTGCTGCCGTTGATAACCATCGGGTTGTCTCTGGTGATCGCACAGGCGGTGGTGGCGGGCTACTCACAACTGACGGGCTCGGGGGTCTCGAACCAATCCATCGTATTTCTGAGCGCGATAATGGCTGGCGCCGGAACGGATTACGCAGTCTTTCTGATTAGCCGCTATCACGACTATCGGCGGTCAGGTGCGGATTTCGATCAGGCGATCACAAGGGCGATGATCTCGATCGGCAAAGTGATCACCGCATCCGCCACTACTGTGGGAATCACTTTTCTGCTGATCAGCTTCTCCCGCATGGGAGTGTTCAAGACGGTCGGAGTGTCGTCTGCGATCGGCATCGGCGTGGCATATCTCGCCGCAATGACTTTATTGCCGGCAATTTTGGTGCTCGCCGGGCCGCGTGGCTGGGTCAAGCCACGGCGCGAACTGACCGCTCGGTTCTGGCGGCGTTCCGGCATACGCATTGTGCGCCGGCCGAAGGTCCATCTGGTTGCCAGCGTGCTGGTGTTGGTGATCTTGGCCAGCTGTGCCGGCTTAGTGCGCTACAACTACGACGATCGCAAAGCCCTGCGGCCGTCTGCTCCAAGCTCCATCGGGTATGCCGCTCTGGATCGCCATTTCCCGGTGAACCAGTCGATTCCCGAGTACATCCTCGTCCAATCGCCGCGTGACCTTCGCACGCCGCAGGCCCTTGCAGATCTGGAACAGATGGCCGCGCGAGTGAGCCAACTGCCGAATATCGCTGCTGTCAGCGGTATCACTCGTCCCACCGGAAATGTGCCGGAACAATTCAGAGCCACCTATCAGGCAGGTGCTGTCGGCGCCCTTTTGGCCGGCGGGTCCACGATGATCAACGACCGCACCAATGACCTCAACCGGCTGGTCGAAGGGGCCGGCACCCTAGCGGACAACCTCGGCGAGGTACGCGGCCAAATCAGCCTGCTCGCTGCCAGCGTGGAGGAACTCGAGAATGCCTTCTCATCAGCGAAGGACCAGTACAGCGGCGATACGCTGGTCAAAGAGGTCGATATTGCGGCCCAACTTGTCGACCACGTCAACTCGCTGAGCAACACCATGGGCTGGAACTTCTCAGCCGCAAAGAACATGTTCGCCTGGATAGGCCCGGTGCTGGCGGCGCTTCAGGGCAACCCGGTCTGCGATGCCGATCCGTCGTGTAGCGCCACCCGCGGAACGTTCGAGCAACTGGTCGGCGCACGCGACCAAGAAGACCTCAACGCGATCAATGACCTGGCCCACCAACTGCAGGGCTACCCGGACAAACGCGCCCTGAAAGCGTCGACCGACCGCCTGCGTAATGCAATAACCAAGCTCACCAACGTGATGCATTCCATGGGGATGGACCAACCCGGTGGCCTGCAGGCGAACCTGAACAGCCTGCAAGATGGCGCGGACCGGTTCGCCGGCGGAAGCCGGCAAGTGGCCGACGCGGTGGCTCAGCTCGTCGGCCAGGTCAAACGGATCGGCGCGGGGCTCAGCGAGTCGGCGGCGTTCCTGTTGTCGCTGAAACATGATGCCGCACAACCGGCAATGGCCGGGTTCAATATCCCGGCCCAGTTGCTGCATTTAAAGGAGTTTCAGAAGGCCGCCAAGGTATTCATCTCCCCGGACGGCCACTCGGCGCGGTATTTGGTTCAAACCAAACTCAATCCGTTCAGCACCGAAGCCATGGATCAGGTCAACGCGATCATTGCAACCGCTCGGGGCGCCCAGCCGAACACCACATTGGCCGACGCCAAGGTATCGATGGCCGGATACACCGTTGGACTGAAGGACACCCGCGACTACTACGGACACGACATCCGGTTCATTATCGCGATAACGCTCCTCGTCGTACTACTCACCTTGATCGCGCTGCTGCGTGCACTTGTCGCACCGGTATACCTAGTCGCTTCCGTGGTCATCTCGTATTTGTCAGCCGTGGGTATCGGCGTCCTGGTATTCCAATTCCTTCTCGGCCAACAACTACATTGGAGCGTGCCGCCGCTCGCGTTCGTGGTGTTGGTCGCCGTGGGAGCCGACTACAACATGCTGCTTGTCTCACGAATGCGGGACGAATCTCCGCGCAGCATGCGTTACGGCATCATTCGCACCCTCAGTTCGACCGGCGGTGTGATCACCGCGGCAGGCTTGATCTTCGCTGCCTCGATGTGCGGTCTGCTGTTCTCCAGCATCGGCACAGTGGTCCAAGGCGGTTTCGTGATCGGCGCGGGAATTTTGCTGGATACCTTCGTGGTACGCACCATCACGGTTCCCGCCATCGCCGCGTTGGCCGGGCGGGCGAACTGGTGGCCGTCACGAGTGGGCGCGCGGCGGTCACCGGTCGGACGCGCCGCGCCACAACCCGGTTAG
- a CDS encoding condensation domain-containing protein, whose translation MRIGKITIGSIDDWTLTPGSVISWRPTTASSERVRHAPVSSVPVSYMQSQHLRNYCERTAANLDFSRQIIATCEIAGECDVSAMNDALNAYLRRHDTFRSWFEHTGNGSFIKHTIADPADIEFAPTEHGHMTVDEIRAHVVAIPNPLEWGCFTFGVVRSENHFTFFAAMDHVHGDATLIGTTMLEANGMYSALSAGGKPLALPEAGSYDNFCVRERQYTSTLTLDSPEVRAWIEFAENNNGGFPEFPLPLGNPLEPCDSDIVSELLMDAEQTERFESACSAVGARFVGGLFACIALVEHEFTGAPTYYGLTPRDSRTGADSFTTQGWFTGLIPITVPIAAASFGDAAWAAQASFDSGLAMAKVPYYRVLELAPWLSWPQPNFPVSNFFHGNAAPLNAVLAAADLGLANNIGIYSDGRYSYQLTIYVFRYGEGTVMAIMYPDNPVAEKSVTRYMEAMRSVCVRVADTGHWGRVA comes from the coding sequence TTGCGCATCGGGAAGATTACGATCGGCTCGATTGACGATTGGACGCTGACTCCCGGCTCAGTCATCTCCTGGCGCCCGACAACCGCGTCCAGCGAACGGGTCCGGCACGCGCCGGTCAGTTCGGTCCCGGTCAGCTACATGCAGAGCCAACACCTTCGCAACTACTGCGAACGCACAGCCGCAAACCTGGACTTTTCGCGACAAATCATCGCCACCTGCGAAATAGCCGGCGAGTGCGATGTTTCCGCTATGAACGACGCCCTCAACGCATACCTGCGCCGGCACGACACATTTCGCAGCTGGTTCGAGCACACCGGCAACGGAAGTTTCATCAAGCACACCATCGCCGATCCCGCGGATATCGAGTTCGCGCCGACCGAGCATGGCCACATGACGGTCGACGAGATTCGCGCTCATGTCGTGGCCATACCGAATCCGCTGGAGTGGGGGTGCTTCACCTTCGGGGTTGTGCGGAGCGAGAACCACTTCACGTTCTTTGCCGCGATGGACCATGTCCACGGGGACGCGACGTTGATCGGCACAACGATGCTCGAAGCCAACGGAATGTATTCCGCGTTGAGTGCAGGTGGTAAGCCCCTCGCGCTTCCTGAGGCCGGTAGCTATGACAATTTCTGTGTCCGCGAACGCCAGTACACCTCAACGTTGACTTTAGATTCGCCCGAGGTACGCGCGTGGATCGAGTTCGCGGAGAACAACAACGGCGGCTTTCCTGAATTTCCGCTTCCGTTGGGTAACCCACTGGAGCCGTGTGACAGCGACATTGTCTCCGAGCTCCTGATGGATGCCGAACAGACAGAGCGATTCGAATCGGCCTGCTCAGCGGTGGGCGCGCGGTTCGTCGGCGGCCTGTTCGCCTGCATCGCCCTGGTGGAACACGAGTTTACGGGTGCTCCCACGTATTACGGGCTGACTCCCCGCGATTCGCGCACCGGAGCGGACAGCTTCACGACGCAGGGATGGTTCACCGGCTTGATCCCGATCACCGTGCCGATAGCCGCGGCCTCTTTCGGCGATGCGGCATGGGCAGCGCAGGCCTCTTTCGACTCAGGACTGGCCATGGCAAAGGTGCCGTATTACCGCGTGTTGGAACTGGCGCCGTGGTTGAGCTGGCCACAACCGAACTTTCCGGTGTCGAACTTCTTTCACGGCAACGCTGCCCCACTCAATGCCGTCCTTGCAGCGGCCGACCTGGGTCTGGCGAACAATATCGGAATCTACTCTGACGGCCGGTATTCCTATCAACTGACCATCTATGTATTCCGGTACGGCGAGGGCACCGTCATGGCGATCATGTATCCCGACAACCCGGTCGCCGAGAAATCAGTCACCCGCTACATGGAGGCGATGAGGTCCGTATGCGTGCGGGTCGCCGACACCGGACACTGGGGACGCGTCGCATAG